One genomic window of Niveibacterium sp. SC-1 includes the following:
- a CDS encoding beta-ketoacyl-ACP synthase, protein MKRVVITGFGAISPLGHDWTTVSAALKAERNVVRYMPDWAEIEGLNTRLGAPAAPFELPAHYNRKTTRSMGRNALMAVRASERALEDAGLLGAPLVQSGRMGISCGSSAGTTSAICDFGNMMRDKTVDGVNATTYIKMMSHTAPVNMAVFFGITGRIITTSSACTSGSQGIGYAYEAIRSGAQLAMLAGGSEELCPTEAAVFDTLFATSTSNDQPELTPRPFDKKRDGLVLGEGAGTLVLEEYEHAKARGAHIYAEIVGFGTNCDGTHVTNPRAETMAIAMRLALEQSGVSAAQIGYVNAHGTATEQGDIAESQATAEVFQRAVPISSLKSYMGHTLGACGALEAWMSVMMMNEGWFAPTLNLTEVDARCGALDYLSGVRTLDCEYVMSNNFAFGGINTSLIFRRAA, encoded by the coding sequence ATGAAGCGAGTCGTCATCACCGGCTTTGGCGCGATCAGTCCGCTGGGCCATGACTGGACCACGGTCAGCGCCGCCCTCAAGGCCGAGCGCAACGTGGTGCGCTACATGCCCGACTGGGCCGAGATCGAGGGGCTCAATACCCGGCTCGGCGCGCCCGCGGCCCCGTTCGAGTTGCCTGCGCACTACAACCGCAAGACCACCCGCAGCATGGGTCGCAACGCCTTGATGGCGGTGCGCGCGAGCGAGCGTGCGCTGGAAGATGCCGGCCTGCTGGGCGCGCCCCTGGTGCAGAGCGGTCGCATGGGGATCTCCTGCGGCTCTTCCGCCGGCACCACCTCGGCCATCTGCGATTTCGGCAACATGATGCGCGACAAGACGGTCGACGGCGTCAATGCCACCACCTACATCAAGATGATGTCGCACACCGCGCCGGTGAACATGGCCGTGTTCTTCGGCATCACCGGCCGCATCATCACCACGTCGAGCGCCTGTACCTCCGGCAGCCAGGGCATTGGCTACGCCTACGAGGCGATCCGCAGCGGCGCGCAGCTCGCCATGCTGGCCGGCGGTTCGGAAGAGCTGTGCCCCACAGAGGCGGCGGTCTTCGACACGCTCTTCGCCACCAGCACGAGCAACGACCAGCCCGAGCTCACGCCGCGCCCCTTCGACAAGAAGCGCGACGGCCTGGTGCTGGGCGAGGGCGCCGGCACCCTGGTGCTGGAGGAGTACGAACACGCCAAGGCGCGCGGCGCGCACATCTATGCCGAGATCGTCGGCTTCGGCACCAACTGCGACGGTACGCATGTGACCAATCCGCGCGCCGAGACCATGGCGATCGCGATGCGTCTCGCGCTGGAGCAGTCCGGCGTCTCCGCGGCGCAGATCGGTTATGTGAACGCGCACGGCACCGCCACCGAGCAGGGGGACATCGCTGAATCGCAGGCCACGGCCGAGGTCTTCCAGCGGGCGGTGCCGATCAGCTCGCTCAAGAGCTACATGGGCCACACCCTGGGCGCCTGCGGCGCGCTGGAGGCCTGGATGTCGGTGATGATGATGAACGAGGGCTGGTTTGCGCCCACGCTCAATCTCACGGAGGTGGACGCGCGTTGCGGCGCGCTGGACTACCTCTCCGGCGTCCGCACGCTGGACTGCGAATACGTGATGTCCAACAACTTCGCCTTCGGTGGCATCAATACCTCGCTGATCTTCAGGCGCGCCGCCTGA
- a CDS encoding 3-ketoacyl-ACP reductase FabG2, with translation MNQRVLVTGSSRGIGRAIALRVARDGFEVTVHCRSQREQAEAVVAEILAQGGRARALQFDVADRAGARAALEADVEAHGAYWGVVLNAGVTRDVAFPAMQDEEWDSVLRTNLDGFYNVLHPLVMPMLQLREGGRVVVMASVSGVIGNRGQVNYSASKAGLIGASKALALELAKRRVTVNCVAPGLIETELSADVNTEQVIELIPLKRAGKGSEVAGAVAFLLGEDAAYITRQTLVVDGGLAG, from the coding sequence ATGAATCAACGCGTTCTGGTCACCGGATCCAGTCGCGGCATCGGCAGGGCGATCGCATTGCGCGTCGCGCGCGATGGCTTCGAAGTCACCGTCCATTGCCGCAGCCAGCGCGAGCAGGCCGAAGCGGTCGTGGCGGAGATCCTGGCGCAGGGCGGCCGTGCCCGCGCGCTGCAGTTCGATGTGGCCGATCGGGCGGGCGCGCGCGCCGCGCTGGAAGCCGATGTCGAGGCGCACGGCGCCTACTGGGGCGTGGTGCTCAACGCCGGCGTCACCCGCGACGTGGCTTTCCCGGCGATGCAGGACGAGGAATGGGACAGCGTGCTGCGCACCAACCTCGACGGCTTCTACAACGTCCTGCATCCGCTGGTGATGCCGATGCTGCAATTGCGTGAGGGCGGCCGCGTGGTCGTGATGGCCTCGGTGTCCGGCGTCATCGGCAACCGCGGGCAGGTGAACTACAGTGCTTCCAAGGCCGGGCTGATCGGCGCCTCCAAGGCGCTGGCACTGGAACTGGCCAAACGCCGGGTGACGGTCAACTGCGTGGCACCCGGGCTAATCGAAACTGAACTGAGTGCAGACGTGAACACCGAGCAGGTCATCGAACTGATTCCCCTCAAGCGCGCCGGCAAGGGCAGCGAAGTCGCCGGTGCGGTGGCCTTCCTGCTGGGCGAGGACGCGGCCTATATCACTCGCCAGACCCTGGTGGTGGACGGAGGGCTGGCAGGATGA
- a CDS encoding beta-ketoacyl-[acyl-carrier-protein] synthase family protein, with protein sequence MAYLNQLGLLCALGNSPDEVATNLARGESPGMRKRPGYLAGREVVVGEVLATLPDISAVRRPLRSRNNALALAALTQIRPAVDAALARYGASRMAVILGTSTSGIAEGEAAMRHRVAAGEFPAGFDYGQQELGSLAQFVAETLGVSGPAYVISTACSSSARALMSAARLLRAGVVDAVLCGGVDTLCAFTVSGFAALESVSAEACNPLSANRCGINIGEGAALFLMTREPSAVRLAGWGESSDAHHMSAPDPSGRGAEIAIREALARAGLTPAEIDYINLHGTATRHNDAMESAVVARIFGEHTPVSSTKPLTGHTLGAAGAVEAALAWLMLQPGNAAGWLPAQRWDGQYDPQLPPLDVVGMNRQLGHAPRHVLSNSFAFGGSNAALILGAC encoded by the coding sequence GTGGCCTACCTGAATCAACTCGGCCTCCTGTGCGCGCTGGGCAATTCGCCTGACGAGGTGGCGACCAACCTGGCGCGGGGCGAATCCCCCGGGATGCGCAAGCGCCCCGGCTACCTGGCCGGGCGCGAAGTGGTGGTGGGCGAAGTCCTCGCGACCTTGCCCGACATCTCGGCGGTGCGCCGGCCGCTGCGCAGCCGTAACAACGCGCTCGCGCTTGCTGCGCTGACGCAGATCCGCCCGGCGGTGGACGCCGCGCTGGCGCGCTACGGCGCGTCGCGCATGGCGGTCATCCTGGGCACCAGCACTTCCGGCATCGCCGAGGGCGAGGCGGCGATGCGCCATCGCGTGGCGGCGGGCGAGTTCCCCGCGGGCTTCGACTACGGCCAGCAGGAGCTTGGCTCGCTGGCCCAGTTCGTCGCCGAGACGCTGGGCGTGAGCGGCCCTGCCTATGTGATTTCCACCGCCTGTTCCTCCAGCGCGCGCGCCCTGATGTCGGCCGCACGCCTGCTGCGCGCGGGCGTCGTCGACGCGGTGCTGTGCGGCGGCGTGGATACGCTCTGCGCCTTCACCGTGAGCGGCTTTGCCGCGCTGGAGTCGGTGAGCGCCGAGGCCTGCAATCCGCTCTCGGCCAATCGCTGCGGCATCAATATCGGCGAAGGCGCGGCACTCTTCCTGATGACGCGCGAGCCCTCTGCGGTACGCCTCGCGGGCTGGGGCGAGAGTTCGGACGCGCATCACATGTCGGCGCCGGACCCGAGCGGGCGGGGCGCCGAGATCGCGATCCGCGAGGCGCTGGCCCGCGCCGGTCTCACGCCGGCCGAGATCGACTACATCAATCTGCACGGCACCGCGACCCGCCACAATGACGCGATGGAGTCCGCCGTCGTGGCGCGCATCTTCGGCGAGCACACGCCGGTCAGCTCGACCAAGCCGCTCACTGGCCACACCCTGGGTGCGGCGGGGGCGGTGGAGGCGGCCCTGGCCTGGCTGATGCTGCAGCCCGGTAACGCGGCAGGCTGGTTGCCCGCGCAGCGCTGGGATGGCCAGTACGATCCGCAACTGCCGCCGCTCGACGTGGTGGGCATGAACCGGCAGCTTGGACACGCGCCGCGTCATGTGCTGTCGAATTCCTTTGCTTTCGGCGGCAGCAATGCCGCCCTGATCCTGGGGGCTTGTTGA
- a CDS encoding DUF3261 domain-containing protein — translation MSARLSHLFALLALGLLAACAPAPSLEIPLGDVSPAAFGASVALSQQITVEAPGTTHSLEAALAITPQRVDLVGLAMGMRIIEVHLDGQGLTEKRNPLLPETVTGARILRDVMLAYWPQAAIAAALPEGWRVEDSGNQRRVLQGEELVLEIEYPGEPRWKGHTRLTNHRLRYTLQIESEEV, via the coding sequence ATGAGCGCCCGGCTGTCTCACCTTTTCGCATTGCTCGCGCTCGGCCTGCTTGCCGCCTGCGCGCCGGCGCCCTCGCTGGAGATTCCGCTGGGTGATGTGTCACCGGCTGCTTTCGGTGCAAGCGTGGCCCTGAGTCAGCAGATCACGGTGGAGGCGCCCGGCACTACGCACAGCCTGGAGGCTGCGCTGGCGATCACGCCGCAGCGGGTGGACCTGGTCGGCCTCGCCATGGGGATGCGGATCATCGAGGTCCATCTGGATGGCCAGGGCCTCACGGAAAAGCGCAACCCGCTGCTGCCCGAAACGGTGACCGGCGCGCGCATCCTGCGCGACGTGATGCTGGCCTATTGGCCGCAGGCCGCGATCGCCGCCGCCCTGCCCGAGGGCTGGCGGGTGGAGGATTCCGGCAATCAGCGTCGCGTGCTGCAGGGCGAAGAGCTGGTGCTGGAGATCGAATACCCGGGCGAGCCGCGCTGGAAGGGCCATACGCGGCTGACCAACCACCGCCTGCGCTACACCCTGCAGATCGAATCGGAAGAGGTGTGA
- a CDS encoding MMPL family transporter: protein MTEVAMRAGARNSWRLAALLWLFVVLAAMAHNAWVWGVQRPALDADIMALLPRDARDPVAEAAFTRMAANAERRVVVLIGAPTVEGARRAADRYLADIQGIAADVRHTVDGRDFAAWRDFLAPYRGVLIGEQGRALLQMSVQQRSDYALSRLFSPASGGGLSWPDDPFGLFASWMMEQAAGQNVRPLDGRLWISTPGREWAVVLIGLHDGAFSSAAQDKVLPRLDKAAAALRADPQLSVRTAGIAPVAAVVARSAQSEMSAIGLGSVLGIILLVFLVFRRASVLLLVLLPILVGTLCASSVVLWVFGSIHALTLVFGASLVGVAVDYGLLYLCSGVGEQPFDPFARRRRLFAGLLLALVTVVCAYAGLALAPFPGLRQMSLFAACGLLAAWSTVLLWYPWLARANPHGEWLASALGRARAAWPAFGRGRIGGALAAIVALVAVSGIARLHVQDDVRALQSVPLPLLLEQAEVAKLAGVPSPAQFFVVRGASPEETLQREEALGASLSALVAEGTLEGFQAVSRRIPSRARQQADCAALRGLYEDAQWQAAMSEASGLDAARFAQRLRCDPLDFAAWLANPVSEPFRPLWLGQVGDAHASVTMLSGLQGPAVVARLQSLAGQLPGVSWVDKPATISEVLQRYRSRMLWVVGGAYVLALLLMLLRYGREAWRPLAPPLAGSLLALGVLGWSGLPFQLFAVLGLFLVLGMGVDYGVFLIEQPRRGDGATWLAVSMAALMSILSFGLLALSHMPALRVFGLTTLVGIAGAWLLAPSFSRRDSA from the coding sequence TTGACTGAGGTCGCGATGCGCGCCGGCGCGCGCAACTCCTGGCGCCTCGCTGCGCTGCTATGGCTCTTCGTGGTCCTCGCCGCGATGGCGCACAACGCCTGGGTCTGGGGCGTGCAACGGCCCGCGCTGGACGCGGACATCATGGCGCTGCTGCCGCGGGATGCACGCGATCCGGTGGCCGAGGCCGCTTTCACCCGCATGGCCGCGAATGCCGAGCGCCGCGTTGTCGTGCTGATTGGCGCACCGACGGTGGAGGGTGCGCGCCGCGCGGCCGACCGCTACCTCGCCGACATCCAGGGCATTGCGGCCGATGTGCGCCACACGGTGGATGGCCGCGACTTCGCCGCCTGGCGTGACTTCCTTGCGCCCTACCGCGGCGTGCTGATCGGCGAGCAGGGCAGGGCGCTCTTGCAGATGAGCGTGCAGCAGCGCAGCGACTACGCACTCTCGCGGCTTTTCAGCCCGGCCAGCGGTGGCGGACTCTCCTGGCCCGACGATCCTTTCGGCCTCTTCGCGAGCTGGATGATGGAGCAGGCCGCCGGCCAGAACGTGCGGCCGCTGGATGGCCGCCTGTGGATCTCCACGCCCGGCCGCGAATGGGCCGTGGTGCTGATCGGCCTGCATGACGGCGCCTTCTCCAGCGCGGCGCAGGACAAGGTGTTGCCGCGCCTCGACAAGGCCGCCGCGGCCCTGCGCGCGGATCCGCAACTCTCCGTGCGCACCGCGGGCATCGCACCGGTGGCGGCGGTGGTGGCGCGCAGTGCGCAGTCGGAGATGAGCGCGATCGGTCTCGGTTCGGTGCTCGGCATCATCCTGCTGGTGTTCCTGGTCTTCCGCCGCGCCAGCGTGCTCCTGCTGGTGCTGCTCCCCATCCTCGTCGGCACCCTGTGCGCGAGCAGCGTCGTGCTCTGGGTCTTCGGCAGCATCCATGCGCTCACGCTTGTCTTCGGCGCGAGCCTGGTCGGCGTGGCGGTGGACTACGGCCTGCTCTACTTGTGCTCCGGCGTGGGCGAACAGCCTTTCGATCCCTTCGCGCGGCGTCGCCGTCTCTTCGCCGGCCTGCTGTTGGCACTGGTGACGGTGGTCTGCGCCTACGCGGGACTGGCGCTGGCGCCTTTCCCCGGGCTGCGCCAGATGTCGCTCTTCGCCGCCTGCGGCTTGCTCGCGGCCTGGAGCACCGTGCTGCTCTGGTACCCCTGGCTCGCACGCGCCAACCCGCATGGTGAGTGGCTCGCCTCCGCGCTGGGCCGCGCGCGCGCGGCCTGGCCGGCGTTCGGGCGCGGCCGCATCGGCGGGGCACTGGCCGCGATCGTGGCGCTGGTGGCGGTAAGCGGTATTGCACGCCTGCATGTGCAGGACGATGTGCGCGCCCTGCAGTCGGTGCCGCTGCCGCTGCTGCTCGAACAGGCGGAAGTCGCGAAGCTCGCCGGTGTGCCGAGCCCCGCGCAGTTCTTTGTCGTGCGCGGCGCCTCGCCGGAAGAAACCCTGCAACGCGAAGAAGCCCTGGGCGCGAGTCTCTCGGCCCTGGTGGCCGAGGGCACGCTGGAAGGCTTCCAGGCCGTATCGCGCCGTATTCCCTCACGGGCCCGCCAGCAGGCCGACTGCGCCGCACTGCGCGGACTCTACGAGGATGCGCAATGGCAGGCGGCGATGAGCGAGGCGAGCGGGCTCGATGCAGCGCGTTTCGCCCAGCGGCTGCGTTGCGATCCCCTGGACTTCGCGGCCTGGTTGGCCAATCCCGTCTCCGAGCCTTTCCGGCCCCTGTGGCTGGGGCAGGTAGGCGATGCCCATGCCAGCGTGACCATGCTCAGCGGCCTGCAGGGCCCGGCCGTGGTCGCGCGCCTGCAGTCGCTGGCCGGGCAATTGCCGGGCGTCTCCTGGGTGGACAAGCCCGCGACGATCTCCGAAGTCCTGCAGCGCTACCGCAGCCGCATGCTCTGGGTGGTGGGCGGTGCCTACGTGCTCGCCCTGCTGCTGATGCTCCTTCGCTACGGGCGCGAGGCCTGGCGGCCGCTGGCGCCGCCACTCGCGGGCAGCCTGCTGGCGCTCGGCGTGCTCGGCTGGAGCGGATTGCCCTTCCAGCTGTTTGCGGTGCTGGGGCTTTTCCTGGTGCTGGGCATGGGCGTGGACTACGGTGTCTTCCTGATCGAGCAGCCGCGGCGTGGCGATGGCGCCACCTGGCTCGCGGTGAGCATGGCGGCGCTGATGAGCATCCTGTCCTTCGGCCTCCTGGCGCTCTCGCACATGCCGGCCCTGAGGGTCTTCGGGCTCACGACGCTGGTGGGCATCGCCGGCGCCTGGCTGCTGGCCCCATCGTTTTCGCGCAGGGATTCCGCATGA
- a CDS encoding outer membrane lipoprotein carrier protein LolA, with amino-acid sequence MNRLRYFLFGIVLSCAAAGVCAATLVEQVQKVLEQPAVVSGRFEQTRELKDFPKPVKSQGRFLVSREKGVLWVTEKPFSNSVRLTRSEILQKAGDNVTMRLSADKEPAVRAINGVMFALLAGDVGELEKRFSVSGKVEAGRWSLKLVPRDSALGQVITRIDLSGQRFVETVDMEDGNGDRTHIRMLDSQPADSLGKAEAAQFD; translated from the coding sequence ATGAATCGTCTGCGCTATTTCCTGTTCGGCATTGTTCTGTCCTGTGCAGCAGCAGGGGTCTGTGCGGCCACGCTGGTGGAGCAGGTGCAGAAGGTTCTGGAGCAACCCGCAGTGGTCTCGGGGCGCTTCGAGCAGACGCGGGAGCTCAAGGACTTCCCCAAGCCGGTGAAGTCGCAGGGACGCTTCCTCGTCTCGCGCGAGAAGGGCGTGTTGTGGGTCACCGAGAAGCCCTTCTCCAACAGCGTGCGCCTGACCCGCAGCGAGATCCTGCAGAAGGCGGGCGACAACGTGACCATGCGCCTGTCGGCCGACAAGGAGCCGGCGGTGAGGGCGATCAACGGCGTGATGTTCGCGCTGCTGGCCGGTGACGTGGGCGAGCTGGAGAAACGCTTTTCCGTGAGCGGGAAGGTTGAGGCCGGCCGCTGGTCGCTCAAGCTCGTGCCGCGCGACAGCGCGTTGGGGCAGGTGATCACGCGCATCGACCTGTCCGGCCAGCGCTTCGTGGAGACGGTGGACATGGAAGACGGCAACGGCGACCGCACCCACATCCGCATGCTCGATTCGCAACCCGCCGATAGCCTCGGCAAGGCGGAGGCGGCGCAGTTTGACTGA
- a CDS encoding thioesterase family protein — protein sequence MTEKAQTVIAAGDPDPRWTAEVELDVPFHDLDPMDVVWHGNYARYFERARHALLGAIDYDFPQMKDSGYAWPVVDMSIRYVGPARFGQRLRVSARIVEWENRLRIRYEVRDAATGARLTKGETVQVAVSLASGEMCFVSPAVLFERLGIAPPAP from the coding sequence ATGACTGAGAAGGCGCAGACGGTGATCGCCGCTGGAGATCCCGATCCGCGCTGGACCGCGGAGGTCGAGCTCGATGTGCCTTTCCACGACCTCGATCCGATGGACGTGGTCTGGCATGGCAACTACGCGCGCTATTTCGAGCGCGCGCGCCATGCCCTGCTGGGTGCGATCGACTACGACTTCCCGCAGATGAAGGATTCCGGCTACGCCTGGCCGGTGGTGGACATGAGCATCCGCTACGTCGGGCCGGCACGCTTCGGCCAGCGCCTGCGGGTGAGTGCGCGTATCGTCGAATGGGAGAACCGTCTGCGCATCCGCTATGAAGTGCGTGATGCGGCCACCGGCGCGCGGCTCACCAAGGGCGAGACCGTGCAGGTGGCCGTCAGCCTTGCGAGCGGCGAGATGTGCTTCGTTTCGCCGGCGGTGCTCTTCGAGCGCCTCGGCATCGCGCCGCCGGCGCCCTGA
- a CDS encoding aromatic amino acid ammonia-lyase: MSDSALYLGAHALSVGDVVAASRRSRSVKLHAAPELRARIERGASFLDRLLAEDGVIYGVTTGYGDSCTVTIPPELVAELPHRLYTYHGCGLGRWLSEAETRAVLVARANSLVQGFSGVSWRLLEQLQRLLAEDILPAIPAEGSVGASGDLTPLSYVAAVLCGERKVWVAGVLRDTAEVFAERGIEPLRLRPKEGLAIMNGTAVMTGLACLAHARAEYLGRLATRITALACLALDGNAHHFDATLFSVKPHPGQQRVAARLRDDLHSDRPPRNEQRLQDRYSLRCAPHVIGVLEDALPFLRDTVEHELNSANDNPIIDPDGEQVLHGGHFYGGHIAFAMDSLKNLVANLADLLDRQMALMVDTRFSNGLPSNLSGAQGARAAISHGLKALQISLSAWTAEALKQTMPASVFSRSTECHNQDKVSMGTIAARDCLRVLELTEQVTAGMLIAVRQGIALRRQKAELVLTEGLADFVTSLEALIPFVAEDRALDADLLNVIAAIHEQRWALYD, translated from the coding sequence ATGTCTGATTCCGCGCTGTACCTGGGTGCCCACGCCTTGAGCGTGGGCGATGTCGTCGCCGCCAGTCGCCGCAGTCGATCCGTCAAGCTGCACGCGGCGCCGGAACTGCGTGCGCGCATCGAGCGTGGCGCGAGTTTCCTCGATCGTCTGCTCGCCGAGGACGGCGTCATCTATGGTGTGACCACCGGCTACGGCGACTCCTGCACCGTCACGATCCCGCCCGAGCTGGTCGCCGAGTTGCCGCACCGGCTCTACACCTATCACGGCTGCGGCCTCGGTCGCTGGCTCTCCGAGGCGGAGACACGGGCCGTGCTGGTGGCGCGTGCCAACTCGCTGGTGCAGGGCTTCTCCGGCGTGAGCTGGCGCCTGCTCGAACAGCTGCAGCGCCTGCTGGCCGAGGACATCCTGCCGGCGATCCCCGCCGAGGGCTCGGTCGGTGCGAGCGGCGACCTGACCCCGCTTTCCTATGTGGCCGCCGTGCTCTGCGGCGAGCGCAAAGTCTGGGTCGCAGGCGTGCTGCGCGACACCGCCGAGGTCTTCGCCGAGCGGGGCATCGAACCCCTGCGGCTGCGCCCGAAGGAAGGGCTGGCGATCATGAACGGCACGGCGGTGATGACCGGGCTGGCCTGCCTCGCCCACGCCCGCGCCGAATACCTGGGCCGCCTCGCCACGCGTATTACTGCACTGGCCTGCCTCGCGCTCGACGGTAACGCCCACCATTTCGATGCGACGCTCTTCTCGGTCAAGCCGCACCCGGGTCAGCAACGCGTGGCCGCGCGCCTGCGCGATGACCTGCATTCGGATCGCCCGCCGCGCAACGAACAGCGCCTGCAGGATCGCTACTCCCTGCGTTGTGCGCCGCATGTGATCGGCGTGCTCGAAGACGCGTTGCCCTTCCTGCGCGACACGGTCGAGCACGAACTCAACAGCGCCAACGACAACCCGATCATCGATCCGGATGGCGAGCAGGTGCTGCACGGCGGCCACTTCTACGGCGGCCACATCGCTTTCGCGATGGACAGCCTCAAGAACCTCGTCGCCAATCTCGCCGATCTGCTCGACCGCCAGATGGCGCTAATGGTCGACACCCGTTTCAGCAACGGCCTGCCCTCCAACCTGTCCGGCGCCCAGGGCGCGCGGGCGGCGATCAGCCACGGCCTCAAGGCCCTGCAGATCTCGCTCTCCGCCTGGACCGCGGAAGCGCTCAAGCAGACCATGCCGGCCTCGGTCTTCTCGCGGTCCACCGAGTGCCATAACCAGGACAAGGTCAGCATGGGCACGATTGCGGCGCGCGATTGCCTGCGCGTGCTGGAGCTCACCGAGCAGGTCACCGCCGGCATGCTGATCGCGGTGCGCCAGGGCATCGCGCTGCGTCGCCAGAAGGCCGAGCTGGTGTTGACCGAGGGCCTCGCCGATTTCGTCACCTCGCTGGAGGCGCTGATTCCCTTTGTGGCAGAGGACCGCGCGCTGGATGCGGACCTGCTCAATGTGATCGCGGCGATCCACGAGCAGCGCTGGGCCTTGTATGACTGA